Genomic DNA from candidate division WOR-3 bacterium:
GATGGGAGATACAAAGAGGAATATATCAGATGTTAAAGAGGATACAATAAGGAGATTACCGCATATTGATTACCTTGAAGAAAAATCTGTAGAGGAAATTGTTTTGAGGTTACCTCTAAATAGTAATCCTGCTAATTTGAATCCCTACATGGCAACGGATGCTACAAGTAACACAATTCTTGAAAATATTCACAGGTCTTTATTTATGGTTTCTCCAATTTCAAGTAAAGTAATACCTTTTCTTGTCGAAAAATTTGAAATAGAAAAAGAGGGTAAACTATATATTTTTTACCTTAGAAAAAATGTAAAGTTTCATAATGGAGAAATTATGACATCCCATGATGTCAGAGATTCTTTGATGAGAACTTTAAGAGGAAATTACAGAAATTATTTTGATATGATAAAAGGAGCTAAGGATTTTATTGAAGGAACAAAAAATTTTGTTGAGGGTATAAGAATTGTAGATGATTATAGAATAGAAGTAGAACTTGAGTATCCTTTTGTTCCTTTTATTTATAATCTTTCTCTTGTCAATGCAGCTATTACAAGAGAGAAAAATGGTGATTTAATAGGTTTGGGTCCTTTTATTCTTAAAGATTATAAAAAGGATGAGTATATAGAACTTGTGGCTTTTGATGATTATTTTGCAGGAAGAGCTAATGTGGATAGGATTATCTTTTTAATTAAAGAAAAAGAAACAATAAGTTTTTTAAATATGTTTTTAAAAGGCGAATTAGATGTGCTTGAGCCTTCCTATGAAGAAGAAGAAATTTTAAAGGAAAAAGCACCTAATTATTTCCAGAAAATAAAAACAGTCCCAGAACTTTCAATTCATAGGCTTGATTTTAATAACAGGAAGTATCCCTTTAATAACATTCACTTTCGTAAAGCTTTGAATTATGCTTTTGATAAAGAGAAATTTATAAAGGAAATATTAAAAGGTAGATCAATAAAGGCTAATGGAATTTTTGCTCCTTCATCAGAGGTTTATAATCCTGATTTAAAAGGATACGAGTTTGATATTGAGAAAGCAAAAGAGGAATTTTCTAAGTCTGGAGTGAAATTACCCATTAAAATAAAACTTACTGTTTCTGAAAGTATAGCATACAGGAGAAATGCTGAGTTTATTAAAGAGTGTTTTGAAAAGCTTGGAATTGAAGTTCAACTTGAAGTAAAACCATGGAAAGAATTTCTTGAATCTATTCATTTAGATAAAACTGAATGTCATACAATTGGTTGGGTAGCAGACACTGGTGATCCTGACAGTATTGTTTATCCAATGTATCATTCAAATTCTATTAAATCAGGAGCTAACGAAGCAAAATATTCAAACCCCCTTGTTGATAAATTGATTGAAGAAGCAAGGAGAGTTAGAATACCTGAAATAAGGAAGAAAATTTATCAGGAGATAGAAAAGAAAATATTAGAAGATGCACCTTGCATATTTTTATATCACCCCTATGAAAGGGTTCTTTTGTCTGATAAAGTTCTTGGAATTTGGCCCCATCCATTGGGACACTTCAGATTGGAGATTGCTTTTAAATTCCCATAAAAATAAATGGATATAATTAGTTTACCTTTACATTCCGGAAAAGCACCGGAATGGCTTTTTCAAAAAATGAAAAAATTATCATCCCTGATTGTTGAATACATGCTTGAAGAGTTTGACACAGAATTAATATTGGAAAAGTTTTCTGATCCTTTATGGTTTCAAAGCTTTGGTTGTTTCCTTGGATTTGACTGGCATTCTTCAGGACTTACAACAACTCTAACAGGTGCTTTGAAAGAGGGTTTTAGAGAGAGAAATATCCCCATATACATAACTGGAGGAAAAGGTAAAGTAGCTTTAAAAACACCTGAAGAAATTTTAAAACTTAGTGATAAAGTTAATATTAATTCATCTGAATTTATCAATCTTTCCCGTTTAACTGCGAAAATTGATAATATTTGTGTTCAGGACGGGCACACTCTCTATCATCATACCTTCTGGTTTGATAGTAAAGGAAACTGGTTAACTATTCAGCAGGGAATGAATCCTTTGAAAAGAACTGCAAGAAGATATCATATTTTTTCCAAAAATTTGGTAGATTTAACGAATGAACCTCATTCAGGAATAATTGCTGAAAAAAAAGAAAAATCAGTTTTAAATCTTGTGTCTGAAAGGAATAAAAAAATAAGAGAAAACATTTTGAAATTGATTAAAGAAGGGGGAATTAAGGAAATTTATAAAATGCCCTTTAGACATGAAATCAAATTAAGTGATTTAGATAAGAAAAGAATTTATCAGATTAATATAAATTTTTATAAGAAAAATATTGATAAATTTGAAAATATTCTTTTAATAAAAGGAGTGGGTGAAAAAACTTTAAGAGCCTTAACCCTTCTTTCAGTTATTTTATATGGAGAAAAACCGGATTATACAGATCCTGCAAGGTTTTCTTTTGCCCATGGAGGAAAGGATGGAACTCCTTATAGAATAAGTAAAAGGGAATATGATAAAACTATTGAAATACTTGAAAGAATTATATCAAAAAGAAGAGGATTTGAAAGGGAAGATAGAACCTTTTTGCTTAAAAGATTATACTTTTTTGTAAGATGAAAATAGTTATTGAAAGAATAAAAGAAGGTTATGTAAATATTAATGAGAACAAAGTTTTGAGTATCAATAAGGGTCTTCTTTTATTTGTGGGTATCTGTAAAAATGATTCGATTCAGGAGATTGAGTGGGCAGTTAATAAAATTTTAAATTTGAGAATTTTTGATGACAATCAGGGAAAGTTGAATTTGAGTGTTTTAGATGTAAGTGGAGATATACTTGTCATCTCTAATTTTACCTTATGTGCAGATATTAAAAAAGGTAATAGACCTTCCTTTGACAATTCTGAAGAGAAAGTAAAGGCGATTGAGAAGTTTAATTTTTTTGTTAGTAAATTAAAAGAAAGTAATTTGAGAGTTATAGAAGGCGAGTTCGGGGCTTATATGGAAGTTTATCATGTTAATTCAGGTCCTGTTACAATTGTTCTGGATACTAAGGAAAAATTCAGGTGATACCATGGATAAATTTGAAAAATTAAAAAAATTAAGAGAAGAAGCCCTTAAGGGAGGGGGAGAGGAGAAAATAAAAAAACATAAGGAAAAAGGTAAAAAGACAGCAAGAGAGAGAATAGAACTTCTTGTAGATGAAGGTAGTTTTCAGGAAATTGATATGTTTGTTACACACAGAATCACAGAATTTGATCTCCCCAAGATATTAGGTGATGGTGTTGTTACAGGTTTTGCTAAGATACATGGAAGAGATGTTTTAGTATTTTCACAGGATTTTACAGTTTTTGGTGGCACACTTTCACTTGCTCATGCGGATAAAATTAAAAAGATTCTTGATATTGCATTAAGGATTGGAGTACCTGTAATTGGTCTTAACGATTCAGGTGGTGCAAGAATTCAGGAAGGTGTGGCTTCTCTTGCAGGTTATGCAGAAATATTTTTAAGAAATACTCTTTTATCAGGTGTTGTTCCACAGATTTCAGCAATTTTAGGACCCTGTGCAGGTGGGGCAGTTTATTCTCCTGCTTTAACAGATTTTATTTTTATGGTAAGAAAAACAAGTTACATGTTTATAACTGGTCCTGATGTTATAAAGGCAGTAACACATGAGGATGTTACTTTTGAAGAACTTGGTGGAGCTGATGTTCATGCAGAAAAAAGTGGTGTTGCTCATTTTGTTTATGATAGTGAGGAAGAAGTTATGGGTGGAATAAGAACGCTTTTGACTTATTTGCCTCAGAACAATATGGAGGAGCCGCCTTTCATAGATACAGGAGACCCTGAAGAAAGAGAAGATCCAGAGCTTGATGATATTATTCCTGAAGATCCAAATGCCCCCTACGAAATGAAGGAGATAATTAAAAGGGTTGTTGATAATGGAGTTTTTTTTGAGGTTCATGAAAAATATGCACCAAATATAATAGTTGGATTTGCAAGAATTGGGGGTTTCAGTGTAGGAATAGTTGCTCAGGAACCAATGCATCTTGCAGGTGCTATTGATGTTGATGCTTCAATTAAAGCAGCAAGATTTGTTAGATTCTGCGATGCTTTTAATATTCCTATAATTACCTTTGAGGATGTTCCCGGATTTTTACCAGGTGTTTATCAA
This window encodes:
- a CDS encoding acyl-CoA carboxylase subunit beta — encoded protein: MDKFEKLKKLREEALKGGGEEKIKKHKEKGKKTARERIELLVDEGSFQEIDMFVTHRITEFDLPKILGDGVVTGFAKIHGRDVLVFSQDFTVFGGTLSLAHADKIKKILDIALRIGVPVIGLNDSGGARIQEGVASLAGYAEIFLRNTLLSGVVPQISAILGPCAGGAVYSPALTDFIFMVRKTSYMFITGPDVIKAVTHEDVTFEELGGADVHAEKSGVAHFVYDSEEEVMGGIRTLLTYLPQNNMEEPPFIDTGDPEEREDPELDDIIPEDPNAPYEMKEIIKRVVDNGVFFEVHEKYAPNIIVGFARIGGFSVGIVAQEPMHLAGAIDVDASIKAARFVRFCDAFNIPIITFEDVPGFLPGVYQEHRGIIKEGAKLLYAYCEATVPKITVITRKSYGGAYCVLSSKQVRGDINLAWPTAEIAVMGPEGAINIIYRKEIQEAENPEELRKELAKMYREKFANPYYAAAYGYIDDVIEPRKTRKWIIKGLKLLKNKRQGLPPKKHGNIPL
- a CDS encoding DUF763 domain-containing protein, which encodes MDIISLPLHSGKAPEWLFQKMKKLSSLIVEYMLEEFDTELILEKFSDPLWFQSFGCFLGFDWHSSGLTTTLTGALKEGFRERNIPIYITGGKGKVALKTPEEILKLSDKVNINSSEFINLSRLTAKIDNICVQDGHTLYHHTFWFDSKGNWLTIQQGMNPLKRTARRYHIFSKNLVDLTNEPHSGIIAEKKEKSVLNLVSERNKKIRENILKLIKEGGIKEIYKMPFRHEIKLSDLDKKRIYQININFYKKNIDKFENILLIKGVGEKTLRALTLLSVILYGEKPDYTDPARFSFAHGGKDGTPYRISKREYDKTIEILERIISKRRGFEREDRTFLLKRLYFFVR
- the dtd gene encoding D-aminoacyl-tRNA deacylase codes for the protein MKIVIERIKEGYVNINENKVLSINKGLLLFVGICKNDSIQEIEWAVNKILNLRIFDDNQGKLNLSVLDVSGDILVISNFTLCADIKKGNRPSFDNSEEKVKAIEKFNFFVSKLKESNLRVIEGEFGAYMEVYHVNSGPVTIVLDTKEKFR